The following coding sequences lie in one Romeriopsis navalis LEGE 11480 genomic window:
- a CDS encoding 4a-hydroxytetrahydrobiopterin dehydratase translates to MSANVLSTAEITQCLTQIPGWDVKDGKLQRQFQFDDFVTAFGFMSSMAIVSESMGHHPEWFNVYNKVIVDLTSHDAGGITQKDFDWAKQANKIAA, encoded by the coding sequence ATGAGCGCTAATGTTCTTTCGACTGCTGAAATCACACAATGTCTGACTCAAATTCCGGGTTGGGATGTGAAAGATGGCAAGCTACAGCGTCAATTTCAGTTTGATGATTTCGTTACGGCATTCGGTTTCATGTCAAGTATGGCAATCGTTTCTGAGTCTATGGGCCACCATCCAGAATGGTTCAATGTCTATAACAAAGTGATTGTTGATCTAACTAGCCATGATGCGGGTGGAATTACACAGAAAGATTTTGATTGGGCGAAGCAAGCGAATAAAATTGCTGCTTAA
- a CDS encoding helix-turn-helix domain-containing protein, whose protein sequence is MFAEEFGVKGSDVASAVLASTAQDANSLTESLSSNLELLSTVETQLGQSPVYQRAVASLQQLTAEQGIDGQILLKAVSLEAVRLTLQVVKPQAPDQSEATDWSDATHASSEPAVMPVATDVADVSEITADAELPQSNLADDELLDNDVFTAIESVVHAESPTIPNPLASLLSRYQAKRQTAVEEVKVFTRAEMLTQIGAQIQLEREQKGLTIAQLHARTFIPMYHLQALEGGHVEQLPEDVYLRGFLRRIENALGLEVSSLIDKLPMDVDKSIVPCWSGHASKGSRRGFAGLDINPNHLYVTYAAIMAGGVCWLSNQTAPTAANLPDLSNYEPRAAVPAARQPKANLTANRKSASPSVKVGAAPNMAPPEVLR, encoded by the coding sequence ATGTTTGCAGAGGAGTTCGGGGTTAAAGGAAGTGATGTGGCTTCCGCCGTTTTAGCATCAACAGCCCAAGATGCTAATTCATTGACTGAAAGTTTATCCAGTAATCTAGAATTGCTCAGCACAGTTGAAACACAACTGGGTCAAAGCCCGGTTTATCAGCGTGCCGTTGCAAGTCTGCAGCAATTGACGGCGGAGCAAGGCATTGATGGTCAAATTTTGTTGAAGGCCGTCAGTTTGGAAGCCGTCCGTTTGACCCTGCAAGTGGTGAAACCCCAAGCACCCGATCAGTCTGAAGCGACTGATTGGTCTGATGCTACCCATGCCTCAAGTGAACCGGCGGTCATGCCGGTGGCGACAGATGTGGCCGATGTCAGTGAAATCACGGCTGATGCAGAATTGCCTCAGTCGAATTTGGCGGATGATGAGCTATTGGATAATGACGTGTTTACGGCGATCGAATCCGTGGTACATGCTGAATCGCCAACGATCCCAAACCCCCTAGCGAGTTTGTTGAGCCGCTATCAAGCGAAGCGTCAGACAGCGGTTGAGGAGGTGAAAGTCTTTACCCGGGCGGAAATGCTGACTCAGATTGGCGCACAGATTCAGTTAGAGCGGGAGCAGAAAGGGTTAACGATCGCCCAATTGCATGCCCGGACGTTTATTCCGATGTATCACCTGCAGGCCTTGGAAGGTGGACATGTTGAGCAATTGCCGGAAGACGTTTATCTCCGGGGCTTCCTGCGGCGGATTGAAAATGCGCTGGGTCTAGAAGTGAGTAGTTTGATCGATAAGCTGCCGATGGATGTGGATAAATCCATCGTGCCTTGCTGGTCGGGTCATGCTTCCAAGGGCAGTCGCCGTGGGTTTGCCGGTCTAGATATTAATCCGAACCATCTCTATGTCACCTACGCGGCGATTATGGCCGGAGGCGTTTGTTGGCTATCGAATCAGACCGCTCCGACCGCCGCAAATTTGCCGGATTTGAGCAACTATGAGCCCCGAGCCGCAGTCCCGGCAGCCCGGCAGCCCAAGGCGAATCTGACAGCGAACCGCAAGTCGGCATCGCCCTCAGTGAAGGTGGGTGCCGCGCCGAATATGGCACCGCCAGAGGTGTTGCGTTAA